The Arachis duranensis cultivar V14167 chromosome 2, aradu.V14167.gnm2.J7QH, whole genome shotgun sequence genome has a window encoding:
- the LOC107475172 gene encoding uncharacterized protein LOC107475172, which yields MKALISSSCSKAIVGSLGSNIYHRRGGGGVVAAHVPGRVEFCFSLRSRNDKRGCSFWFLKKKGVTPIHSVPPKTEVELEPSEPDLETVEPQAQKSEQTNESKFVHVTFQLQKNCFFGEQFLIVGEDPMLGSWDPLEGLPMAWSDGHVWTANLVSILFNT from the exons ATGAAAGCCCTCATAAGCAGTTCTTGTTCCAAGGCCATAGTTGGGAGCCTTGGATCAAATATTTATCATAGgagaggtggtggtggtgttgttGCTGCTCATGTTCCTGGGAGAGTTGAGTTCTGCTTCTCACTGAGATCAAGAAATGACAAAAGGGGCTGCAGCTTTTGGTTCCTTAAGAAAAAGGGTGTAACCCCAATTCATTCAGTGCCACCAAAAACTGag GTGGAATTGGAACCATCAGAGCCAGATTTGGAAACTGTAGAGCCTCAAGCTCAAAAAAGTGAACAAACAA ATGAATCAAAGTTTGTACACGTAACATTTCAGTTGCAAAAGAATTGCTTCTTTGGCGAACAGTTTCTAATAGTTGGAGAAGATCCTATGCTTGGTTCTTGGGACCCTTTAGAGGGATTACCAATGGCCTGGTCTGATGGGCATGTATGGACTGCTAATCTGGTGAGTATCCTCTTCAACACATAA